The following coding sequences are from one Carassius auratus strain Wakin chromosome 15, ASM336829v1, whole genome shotgun sequence window:
- the LOC113115150 gene encoding 52 kDa repressor of the inhibitor of the protein kinase-like produces the protein MPNFCAAPNCTRKSTQSDLAFFRFPRDPERCRLWVENCRRADLEEKTPDQLNKHYRLCAKHFEPAMICKTSPYRTVLRDTAIPTIFDLTSHLGNPHSRHRKRIKILTDEEVQKIKERRLESSVEQLLSKKDGDAQDDSENADDIPQLTPEQKDLREFLRASFEVMVLIGRQNFPFHCNAREDEMRSEEDRSITTGNFRALIENRINAGDEFLGRRFETAAVNEEYCSAVQQRQLLEVCERCVREEILQQVRECRFFSIVTGELVEFPEGEHLPVFLRYVDQANTLREEFIEFLSFEGEEVTVAERLETQLTKGWGLRMEHCRGQAHAGSGLLGTKMKVIAAQLIEKYPMAVITPTSTCALNVHLANGMPLTGVQDVMSILKKTNAFFKASPLLQSELDNAISILSQGNIEKEGILKEGSRSTWTDLHNVFEMAVDLLEPLLLCMDSIHDNEDLKWNEQITSDAYAISEALADFEFIVTLVILKNALSFTRAFGKNLQGETIDVFFAANSLTAVLHSLHEVSDNLEVYHEFWFEEAVSVATAMEIPVRIPRLFLRKQQALETMEIQAESFFKEYLTQPVMEYITQEVKEIFSENHLGALKCLSLVPAVMGQMRFNTSEETHADIYRSDLPHPDTLPAELHCWRIKWKHRGKEVSLPCTIHETLQHSDVKFFPNVNAFLKILATLPVLKLDGSRGETAQRRLQAYLTDTVVNQRCKNLAVLNINYHIKTDLEEMVQCYLKMYPEENESD, from the exons ATGCCAAATTTCTGTGCCGCTCCGAACTGTACCAGGAAAAGCACCCAGTCCGATTTAGCTTTCTTTAGGTTTCCAAGGGATCCGGAGAG ATGTAGGTTGTGGGTGGAGAACTGTCGCCGGGCAGATCTGGAGGAGAAAACTCCCGATCAGCTGAACAAGCATTACCGACTGTGTGCCAAACACTTTGAACCAGCCATGATATGCAAAACT AGCCCTTACAGGACCGTATTAAGGGACACCGCTATTCCCACGATATTTGATTTAACCAGCCACCTCGGCAATCCTCACAGCAGACATCGCAAACGCATCAAAATTCTG ACAGATGAGGAGGTTCAGAAAATCAAAGAAAGACGAT TGGAGTCTTCAGTTGAACAACTGCTCTCAAAAAAAGACGGCGATGCTCAGGATGACAGCGAGAACGCCGACGACATCCCTCAGCTCACACCCGAGCAAAAAGACCTTAGAGAGTTCTTGAGGGCTTCCTTTGAAGTCATGGTTTTGATAGGAAGGCAAAACTTTCCCTTTCATTGCAATGCAAGAGAAGATGAGATGCGCTCTGAGGAGGATCGCTCCATAACCACAGGTAACTTTCGAGCGCTAATTGAGAACCGTATCAATGCGGGTGATGAATTTCTTGGGAGGAGATTCGAGACAGCGGCTGTTAATGAGGAGTATTGTTCGGCCGTCCAGCAGAGGCAGCTTCTGGAGGTCTGCGAGAGATGTgtgcgtgaggagatccttcagcaagTCCGAGAATGTCGTTTCTTTTCCATCGTGACCGGCGAGTTAGTGGAGTTCCCAGAGGGAGAGCACCTGCCTGTATTCCTACGCTATGTAGACCAAGCCAACACGCTTAGAGAAGAGTTCATAGAGTTCCTCTCGTTTGAAGGAGAAGAGGTCACTGTTGCTGAGAGGTTGGAGACTCAGTTGACGAAAGGATGGGGCTTGAGGATGGAGCACTGCAGAGGACAAGCGCATGCAGGATCTGGTTTACTCGGCACCAAGATGAAGGTCATCGCTGCCCAGCTCATAGAGAAATATCCCATGGCGGTCATCACACCAACTTCCACCTGTGCGCTCAATGTGCATCTTGCTAATGGCATGCCATTGACTGGAGTGCAAGATGTGATGTCCATTCTGAAGAAGACCAATGCGTTTTTTAAAGCGTCTCCGTTGTTGCAGAGTGAACTTGATAATGCTATCTCCATCCTGAGTCAGGGAAACATCGAAAAGGAGGGCATTCTCAAAGAGGGCTCTCGTTCAACATGGACTGATCTTCATAATGTGTTCGAGATGGCCGTCGATTTGTTGGAGCCGCTTCTGCTGTGCATGGACAGCATACACGACAATGAGGACCTGAAGTGGAACGAGCAGATCACCAGTGACGCTTACGCCATTTCTGAGGCCTTGGCGGACTTTGAGTTCATCGTGACGTTGGTTATTTTAAAGAACGCGTTGTCTTTTACCAGAGCTTTTGGTAAGAACCTACAAGGAGAAACCATTGATGTGTTTTTTGCCGCCAACAGCCTAACAGCAGTACTGCACTCATTGCACGAGGTATCGGACAATCTGGAAGTATACCACGAATTCTGGTTTGAAGAGGCGGTCAGTGTGGCGACTGCAATGGAGATCCCGGTGAGAATCCCGAGGTTGTTCCTTCGGAAGCAACAGGCGCTGGAGACCATGGAAATACAGGCGGAGTCATTCTTTAAGGAGTATCTTACACAGCCGGTCATGGAGTACATCACGCAGGAGGTCAAGGAGATCTTCTCTGAGAATCATCTCGGGGCACTCAAGTGCTTGTCTCTCGTCCCTGCAGTCATGGGACAAATGAGGTTCAATACCTCTGAGGAGACCCATGCCGACATTTACAGGAGCGATCTGCCCCATCCGGACACACTGCCCGCTGAACTACATTGTTGGAGGATAAAATGGAAACACAGAGGGAAGGAAGTCAGCTTGCCGTGCACCATTCACGAAACACTTCAACACTCGGATGTGAAGTTCTTCCCTAATGTGAATGCTTTTTTGAAAATATTAGCCACGCTGCCGGTGTTGAAGCTTGATGGGAGTCGCGGTGAAACCGCACAAAGACGTTTACAAGCTTACCTCACGGACACTGTGGTAAACCAAAGATGCAAGAATCTGGCTGTGCTGAACATCAATTATCATATAAAGACGGACCTGGAAGAAATGGTTcagtgttatttaaaaatgtacccAGAAGAAAATGAGAGTGATTAA